Part of the Bubalus bubalis isolate 160015118507 breed Murrah chromosome 9, NDDB_SH_1, whole genome shotgun sequence genome is shown below.
TACCTGGTACAATATGGATGAAGCTCAAAAACATTTTGCTGAGTGAAAGTAGCCACTCAAAAAGGTCACATATTGAGTGATTCCATTTATTGAAACATTCAGGATAGATCCATAGGGACAGAAAGCTGATGAGTGGTTGACAgggatggggcgggggagggaaggactggggagGGAGTGCTAAATCGTATGGAGCTTCctcttggggtgatgaaaatgttttggaactagatgAAGGTGAGAGCTGCAGAACACCATGAAAGTAGTAAATGCCACTGCATTGTATGCACTTTAAAATGGTATGTGACATGTAGTTGACTACAACTTAatgtgtttaatttaaaaaatatgtgagcCTTTTGCCTCATTGCAGTCAAGAAAGCAACGTGGGTCACCAGCAGCTCTACTGGGGCCATTTGAGAAAATTCAGCGAAGGTTCTCACTCTTGCTGGGTCTGTTCAAACAGGCACGGTCTGATCCGGAAACACTGCCTCAATATGGGCCACCAGTACATGAAGGACGTTGGCTTTGTTAAATCAGACTAACTGAAGTTCCTTGGATAGATCATTCAGCACATCTACCCTATGCAGAAACAATATTAGTTCTTTGCatataaaatgaaagtttaaaaactaccccccctccaaaaaaatccATGAGTGGTTTAGATGCACAGACAAGAGCGGTCTTCCTGTCACCTGAGGTTATATTCCTGGCTGTTCGAGGGACATTCCTGAATGAGCCAAGGTCCTTGGGGAAAGGATCCTCCTACTCATTTGGGGAGACATACGCTgacatttgggggcttccctggtggctcagctggtaaagaatcctcctgcaatgtgggagacctgggttcgatccctgggttgggaagatcccctggaggaaggcttggcaacccactccagtattcttgcctgaagaatccccatggacag
Proteins encoded:
- the LOC123335285 gene encoding 40S ribosomal protein S29-like; the encoded protein is MWRRRSSTDQKQPSRVISQESNVGHQQLYWGHLRKFSEGSHSCWVCSNRHGLIRKHCLNMGHQYMKDVGFVKSD